A part of Zonotrichia leucophrys gambelii isolate GWCS_2022_RI chromosome 7, RI_Zleu_2.0, whole genome shotgun sequence genomic DNA contains:
- the LOC135450600 gene encoding cytochrome P450 27C1 isoform X2, translated as MVAQVLRAEGRAPQRANMESWQEYRDLRGRATGLISAEGEQWLKMRSVLRQKILKPKDVAVYSEGVNEVITDLIKRIHTLRSQEEDGETVTNVNNLFFKYSMEGVATILYECRLGCLENNIPQQTVEYIEALELMFSMFKTTMYAGAIPKWLRPLIPKPWREFCRSWDGLFKFSQIHVDNKLKAIQSQLDQGEVVNGGLLTHLLVSKELTLEEIYANMTEMLLAGVDTTSFTLSWAIYLLAKHPEVQQRVYEEIVNKLRKDQVPVAHDVPKLPLIRAVLKETLRLYPVLPGNGRVTQKDLIIGGYLIPKGTQLALCHYATSYSEENFSVANEFRPERWLRKDNLDRVDNFGSIPFGYGIRSCIGKRIAELEIHLALIQLLQNFEIKISPKTEPVHAKTHGLLTPGNSINVRFSDRK; from the exons ATGGTTGCTCAAGTGCTCCGAGCAGAAGGCAGAGCACCACAAAGAGCCAACATGGAATCCTGGCAGGAGTACAGAGATTTGCGGGGCAGAGCCACGGGGCTCATTTCTGC GGAGGGGGAGCAGTGGCTAAAAATGAGAAGTGTACTGAGGCAAAAAATTCTGAAACCCAAAGATGTGGCTGTTTACTCTGAAGGAGTCAATGAAGTTATCACAGACTTAATTAAAAGAATCCACACCCTCAGAAGTCAAGAGGAGGATGGGGAAACAGTGACCAATGTTAACAACCTTTTCTTCAAGTATTCAATGGAAG GTGTGGCCACTATTCTGTACGAATGCCGGCTGGGCTGCCTGGAAAACAACATCCCACAGCAGACTGTTGAATATATTGAGGCTCTGGAATTGATGTTTAGCATGTTTAAGACCACTATGTATGCAGGTGCTATTCCCAAATGGCTTCGTCCACTTATTCCAAAACCCTGGAGAGAGTTCTGCAGATCCTGGGATGGACTCTTCAAATTTA GTCAAATCCATGTTGACAACAAATTGAAGGCTATTCAGTCTCAGCTGGACCAAGGAGAAGTAGTGAATGGTGGGCTACTTACACACCTCCTAGTGAGTAAGGAACTTACTTTGGAAGAGATCTATGCCAACATGACTGAGATGCTTCTGGCAGGAGTAGACACA ACTTCTTTCACTTTGTCCTGGGCCATATACTTGTTGGCAAAGCACCCAGAGGTGCAGCAACGTGTTTATGAGGAAATAGTCAATAAACTGAGAAAAGATCAAGTTCCAGTGGCTCATGATGTCCCAAAATTGCCTTTGATTAGAGCTGTCCTGAAAGAAACCTTGAG GTTATATCCAGTACTGCCAGGAAATGGAAGAGTGACCCAAAAAGACTTGATCATTGGAGGATACTTGATACCTAAAGGG ACCCAGCTGGCACTTTGTCATTATGCCACTTCATACAGTGAAGAAAATTTCTCAGTGGCAAATGAGTTCCGACCTGAGCGCTGGCTGAGGAAAGACAACTTGGACAGAGTAGACAACTTTGGCTCCATCCCCTTTGGTTATGGCATCAGAAGTTGTATAGGAAAAAGAATTGCAGAGCTGGAAATCCATCTTGCACTGATTCAG CTACTTCAGAATTTTGAAATCAAAATTTCTCCCAAAACTGAACCAGTTCATGCCAAAACTCATGGACTTCTGACTCCTGGAAACTCTATCAATGTCAGATTTTCTGACAGGAAGTGA
- the LOC135450600 gene encoding cytochrome P450 27C1 isoform X1, which translates to MSFFTRVLTMKCKQTLECERTYIYQALFASSSSRFPGQPRPCGSSQPREVRAGRRAANKGEGRAAELPEPPPRRRGSVKSLHEMPGPNTLYNLYEFFWKDGFGRIHEIQQKHTQEYGKIFKSHFGPQFVVSIADRDMVAQVLRAEGRAPQRANMESWQEYRDLRGRATGLISAEGEQWLKMRSVLRQKILKPKDVAVYSEGVNEVITDLIKRIHTLRSQEEDGETVTNVNNLFFKYSMEGVATILYECRLGCLENNIPQQTVEYIEALELMFSMFKTTMYAGAIPKWLRPLIPKPWREFCRSWDGLFKFSQIHVDNKLKAIQSQLDQGEVVNGGLLTHLLVSKELTLEEIYANMTEMLLAGVDTTSFTLSWAIYLLAKHPEVQQRVYEEIVNKLRKDQVPVAHDVPKLPLIRAVLKETLRLYPVLPGNGRVTQKDLIIGGYLIPKGTQLALCHYATSYSEENFSVANEFRPERWLRKDNLDRVDNFGSIPFGYGIRSCIGKRIAELEIHLALIQLLQNFEIKISPKTEPVHAKTHGLLTPGNSINVRFSDRK; encoded by the exons ATGTCTTTCTTCACCAGAGTTCTGACGATGAAATGCAAGCAGACACTTGAATGCGAGAGGACTTACATTTACCAGGCGCtttttgccagcagcagcagcaggtttcCCGGGCAGCCGCGGCCGTGCGGCAGCAGCCAGCCGCGGGAGGTGCGGGCCGGCCGGCGGGCAGCGAACAAAGGCGAGGGGCGCGCAGCGGAGCTGCCGGAgccccccccgcgccgccgggGCAGCGTGAAGAGCCTGCACGAAATGCCCGGACCCAACACCCTCTACAACCTCTACGAGTTCTTCTGGAAGGACGGCTTTGGCCGCATCCATGAAATCCAG CAAAAACACACTCAGGAATATGGAAAGATCTTCAAGTCTCACTTTGGTCCCCAGTTTGTTGTGTCCATTGCAGATCGAGACATGGTTGCTCAAGTGCTCCGAGCAGAAGGCAGAGCACCACAAAGAGCCAACATGGAATCCTGGCAGGAGTACAGAGATTTGCGGGGCAGAGCCACGGGGCTCATTTCTGC GGAGGGGGAGCAGTGGCTAAAAATGAGAAGTGTACTGAGGCAAAAAATTCTGAAACCCAAAGATGTGGCTGTTTACTCTGAAGGAGTCAATGAAGTTATCACAGACTTAATTAAAAGAATCCACACCCTCAGAAGTCAAGAGGAGGATGGGGAAACAGTGACCAATGTTAACAACCTTTTCTTCAAGTATTCAATGGAAG GTGTGGCCACTATTCTGTACGAATGCCGGCTGGGCTGCCTGGAAAACAACATCCCACAGCAGACTGTTGAATATATTGAGGCTCTGGAATTGATGTTTAGCATGTTTAAGACCACTATGTATGCAGGTGCTATTCCCAAATGGCTTCGTCCACTTATTCCAAAACCCTGGAGAGAGTTCTGCAGATCCTGGGATGGACTCTTCAAATTTA GTCAAATCCATGTTGACAACAAATTGAAGGCTATTCAGTCTCAGCTGGACCAAGGAGAAGTAGTGAATGGTGGGCTACTTACACACCTCCTAGTGAGTAAGGAACTTACTTTGGAAGAGATCTATGCCAACATGACTGAGATGCTTCTGGCAGGAGTAGACACA ACTTCTTTCACTTTGTCCTGGGCCATATACTTGTTGGCAAAGCACCCAGAGGTGCAGCAACGTGTTTATGAGGAAATAGTCAATAAACTGAGAAAAGATCAAGTTCCAGTGGCTCATGATGTCCCAAAATTGCCTTTGATTAGAGCTGTCCTGAAAGAAACCTTGAG GTTATATCCAGTACTGCCAGGAAATGGAAGAGTGACCCAAAAAGACTTGATCATTGGAGGATACTTGATACCTAAAGGG ACCCAGCTGGCACTTTGTCATTATGCCACTTCATACAGTGAAGAAAATTTCTCAGTGGCAAATGAGTTCCGACCTGAGCGCTGGCTGAGGAAAGACAACTTGGACAGAGTAGACAACTTTGGCTCCATCCCCTTTGGTTATGGCATCAGAAGTTGTATAGGAAAAAGAATTGCAGAGCTGGAAATCCATCTTGCACTGATTCAG CTACTTCAGAATTTTGAAATCAAAATTTCTCCCAAAACTGAACCAGTTCATGCCAAAACTCATGGACTTCTGACTCCTGGAAACTCTATCAATGTCAGATTTTCTGACAGGAAGTGA